A single Nissabacter sp. SGAir0207 DNA region contains:
- a CDS encoding MFS transporter, whose protein sequence is MTAIFRWTVLAIISSALFMVVIDMTVLYTALPRLTHDLMASASQKLWIVNAYPLTMAGLLITMGTLNDRYGAHLFFNGGLVIFGVASVMAAYAPTPEFLIFSRGILAIGAAAMLPATLAIVRRIFTDAAERSLAIGIWSAVASGGAALGPVIGGVLLEHFWWGSVFLINLPVVLLTLILAIKLIPAIPGDVSRRFSVVAAGQILLGIIATMYAMKEFSNATPRYTVLLLSGVVGVVMIYFFVRGQKSARHPMLDLSLFNNRLFSAGVIAAVVATATVIGLELVITQRLQLILGLSPLQAGVALLPLPLASFFAGPLVGYIIPRLGSVPATLGALLISAVGTAAYLFGYDQGTWIAAGCLSLIGAGLGGAMTAASTAIMLNSPEESAGTAASIEGVAYEAGGSIGIAVLGGF, encoded by the coding sequence ATGACGGCTATTTTTCGCTGGACGGTACTCGCAATAATATCCAGTGCGCTGTTTATGGTAGTTATCGATATGACGGTGCTGTATACAGCCCTGCCACGGCTCACGCATGATCTTATGGCTAGCGCAAGCCAGAAGCTCTGGATTGTGAATGCTTACCCCCTCACCATGGCCGGTTTGCTGATTACGATGGGCACGTTGAACGATCGTTACGGCGCCCACCTATTTTTTAATGGGGGACTGGTTATTTTTGGGGTGGCATCGGTAATGGCAGCCTATGCCCCGACGCCAGAGTTCCTCATCTTCTCAAGAGGGATACTTGCGATCGGGGCTGCCGCCATGCTGCCCGCGACATTGGCCATTGTAAGGCGAATCTTTACTGATGCGGCAGAGCGCTCATTGGCAATTGGCATTTGGTCTGCCGTTGCCTCTGGCGGTGCCGCATTAGGCCCGGTGATTGGAGGGGTGCTGCTTGAGCATTTCTGGTGGGGTTCGGTCTTCCTGATTAATCTTCCGGTGGTACTCCTTACCCTGATTCTTGCAATAAAGTTAATTCCAGCAATACCGGGTGATGTATCGCGCCGCTTTAGTGTTGTTGCCGCTGGTCAAATTTTGCTTGGAATAATTGCAACGATGTATGCAATGAAAGAGTTCAGCAATGCGACACCACGGTATACAGTATTACTGCTATCAGGCGTGGTAGGCGTGGTGATGATTTACTTTTTCGTTCGCGGCCAGAAATCTGCCCGGCATCCTATGTTAGACCTATCATTATTTAACAACCGTCTATTTAGTGCTGGCGTCATTGCTGCTGTAGTAGCAACCGCCACTGTGATCGGGCTGGAATTGGTCATTACTCAACGCCTTCAACTTATTCTCGGTTTATCGCCATTGCAGGCTGGAGTGGCGCTTTTGCCGCTGCCCTTGGCCTCCTTTTTTGCTGGCCCATTGGTCGGTTATATTATTCCCCGTTTAGGTTCTGTACCGGCCACCCTGGGCGCATTGCTTATTTCTGCTGTGGGAACGGCTGCCTACCTGTTTGGTTATGATCAAGGGACTTGGATCGCCGCAGGCTGCCTGTCCCTCATTGGTGCCGGATTGGGCGGGGCAATGACGGCCGCCTCGACAGCCATCATGCTTAATTCACCGGAAGAGAGTGCAGGTACTGCTGCCTCCATAGAGGGCGTCGCGTATGAGGCGGGTGGTTCTATTGGGATTGCGGTACTCGGGGGATTTTGA
- a CDS encoding helix-turn-helix domain-containing protein yields the protein MSSNPCFHQQIIDDLLVWIDANLHSPINNQIVSERCGFSMWYMQRLFKKHTGLTLGTYIHKTKLDRSVIELMEGDDSVSAIAIKYGYESPQTFTRAISRRYGIPPGAIRKLSDSKKAIIRDRIENFSRATNHSVIPCPVT from the coding sequence ATGTCATCCAACCCCTGCTTTCATCAGCAAATTATCGATGATCTGCTGGTATGGATTGATGCAAACCTGCATAGTCCAATCAATAATCAGATCGTTTCTGAGCGTTGTGGCTTTTCTATGTGGTATATGCAAAGGCTATTTAAAAAGCATACCGGTCTGACACTGGGAACGTATATTCATAAAACAAAACTCGACCGTTCAGTCATTGAATTAATGGAGGGTGATGACTCTGTTAGCGCGATTGCCATAAAATATGGCTATGAATCACCACAAACATTTACTCGTGCAATCAGCCGTCGGTATGGTATTCCACCCGGTGCCATAAGAAAATTATCGGATAGCAAAAAAGCCATAATCCGCGATCGGATAGAAAATTTTTCACGCGCCACAAATCACTCAGTCATACCATGCCCGGTTACCTAA